From the Oleiharenicola lentus genome, one window contains:
- the mgrA gene encoding L-glyceraldehyde 3-phosphate reductase, producing the protein MNAYAPDPQRYDHIAYARCGRSGLKLPRISLGLWHNFGGVDALENQRALLRRAIDLGITHFDLANNYGPPPGSAEENFGVLLKQDFAAHRDELIISTKAGYYMWPGPYGEWGSRKYLRASLDQSLKRMGLDYVDIFYSHRPDPETPLEETMGAVADAVKSGKALYAGVSNYNAAQTRQAATILKSHGVPLLIHQPKYNMFERWVEPELLPTLSELGAGCIPFSPLAQGLLTNRYLNGIPEDSRAMKSGVFLKPSQITPAMVAKLQALNGLAQAHGATLAQFATLWLLRRPEITTVLIGASKVAQIDDIHAGLKLAPLSADEQARVEQILAS; encoded by the coding sequence ATGAACGCATACGCCCCCGACCCCCAGCGCTACGACCATATCGCCTACGCCCGTTGCGGGCGCAGCGGCCTGAAGCTCCCGCGGATTTCGCTCGGACTCTGGCACAACTTTGGCGGCGTGGACGCCCTGGAAAACCAGCGCGCATTGCTCCGCCGCGCCATTGATCTTGGCATCACGCACTTCGACCTCGCCAACAACTACGGCCCGCCGCCCGGCTCCGCCGAGGAAAACTTCGGTGTGCTGCTGAAGCAGGATTTCGCCGCCCACCGCGACGAGCTGATCATCTCCACCAAGGCCGGTTATTACATGTGGCCCGGGCCCTACGGCGAGTGGGGTTCGCGCAAATACCTCCGCGCCTCGCTCGACCAGAGCCTCAAGCGCATGGGCCTGGACTACGTGGACATCTTCTATTCGCACCGGCCCGACCCCGAGACCCCGCTTGAGGAGACGATGGGCGCGGTGGCCGACGCCGTGAAATCCGGCAAAGCGCTCTACGCCGGTGTTTCCAACTACAATGCCGCCCAGACGCGCCAGGCCGCGACCATCCTCAAGAGCCACGGCGTGCCGCTGCTCATCCATCAGCCGAAATACAACATGTTCGAGCGCTGGGTGGAGCCGGAGCTGCTGCCGACGCTCAGCGAGCTCGGTGCCGGGTGCATCCCATTCTCCCCGCTCGCGCAGGGCTTGCTGACCAATCGTTATCTCAACGGCATTCCCGAGGACTCGCGGGCGATGAAGTCCGGCGTGTTCCTCAAGCCCAGTCAGATCACGCCCGCAATGGTGGCGAAACTCCAGGCGCTCAATGGGCTCGCACAGGCCCACGGCGCCACGCTCGCGCAGTTCGCCACGCTCTGGCTGCTTCGCCGCCCGGAGATCACCACGGTGCTGATCGGTGCGAGCAAGGTCGCGCAGATCGACGACATCCACGCCGGGCTCAAGCTCGCCCCGCTCTCCGCGGACGAGCAGGCGCGGGTCGAGCAAATCCTCGCCAGCTGA
- a CDS encoding tetratricopeptide repeat protein translates to MTRARLFVTLFATAVLGTTGWWGWRNTGRQRTVAQHLPSVPALTGWPATLADQITDAENEARSWSKSVSGLATLSRLYHANGFFAEALLCYDGLRELQPREARWPHLAAGIHALYGRAEEALPLYRRATALAPDYLPAWIRLGDVLVKANQPAEAARAYEEALRRAPGQPYALLGLARSAVARGDWNEARTRLNDALARHPEFIGALSLLVTVSEHFADRATADALRERIGRREFTDLPDPWLDGLADVCFDAYRLSVTAAIASSAGDPTRALELLDAAIVLAPRNSSFRRQAAQIHFNGRNFAAARAHLEQAVAANAGDSDAWLLLISTLRELGQTEAAVSALSRGLTHCPQSPSLRLDYARWLKATGRLEDAAVEFRRGYELRPSESSPLVELAQVLFATGRNSDALAALHLALERQPGHPMAQATLTFYAISQRDEAEALRRWADVRRQTKTPPEVVRGLQQAFQQQFGRLPP, encoded by the coding sequence ATGACCCGCGCTCGTCTCTTCGTCACTCTCTTCGCCACGGCCGTGCTTGGCACCACGGGCTGGTGGGGCTGGCGCAACACGGGCCGCCAGCGCACGGTCGCGCAGCATCTGCCGTCTGTTCCGGCTCTCACCGGCTGGCCGGCGACGCTGGCCGACCAGATCACCGACGCCGAAAACGAAGCGCGCTCGTGGTCAAAATCCGTCTCCGGCCTGGCCACGCTCAGCCGGCTCTATCACGCCAACGGTTTCTTCGCCGAGGCCTTGCTCTGCTACGACGGCCTGCGCGAACTCCAGCCACGCGAGGCGCGCTGGCCGCATCTCGCCGCGGGCATCCATGCGCTCTACGGCCGCGCCGAGGAAGCCCTGCCGCTCTATCGCCGTGCCACCGCCTTGGCCCCGGATTATCTGCCGGCCTGGATTCGCCTCGGCGACGTGCTGGTTAAAGCCAACCAGCCGGCCGAGGCCGCCCGCGCCTACGAGGAGGCGCTGCGCCGGGCACCGGGGCAACCCTACGCCTTGCTGGGACTCGCGCGCAGCGCGGTCGCTCGCGGCGACTGGAACGAAGCCCGCACCCGCCTGAACGACGCCCTGGCGCGCCATCCCGAATTCATCGGCGCACTCTCGCTGCTGGTAACGGTCAGCGAACATTTCGCCGACCGCGCCACCGCCGACGCCCTGCGTGAGCGCATCGGTCGCCGGGAGTTTACCGACCTGCCCGACCCGTGGCTCGACGGGTTGGCCGACGTTTGTTTCGACGCCTATCGCCTGAGCGTGACCGCCGCCATCGCCAGCTCGGCCGGAGATCCCACCCGCGCGCTGGAACTGCTCGACGCCGCCATCGTCCTCGCCCCGCGCAACAGCTCCTTCCGCCGTCAGGCAGCGCAGATCCACTTCAACGGCCGGAACTTCGCCGCTGCGCGCGCCCACCTCGAGCAAGCCGTGGCGGCAAACGCCGGTGACTCCGACGCCTGGCTCCTGCTCATCAGCACCCTGCGCGAGCTGGGTCAGACCGAAGCCGCCGTAAGCGCACTGTCCCGCGGACTGACCCACTGCCCACAATCACCCAGCCTGCGACTCGACTACGCACGCTGGCTCAAGGCGACCGGACGCCTGGAGGACGCCGCCGTCGAGTTCCGCCGCGGCTACGAGCTGCGCCCAAGCGAGTCTTCGCCGCTCGTGGAACTCGCGCAGGTCCTCTTTGCCACCGGTCGCAACTCTGACGCCTTGGCCGCGCTGCACCTCGCGCTCGAACGCCAGCCTGGCCACCCCATGGCCCAGGCCACGCTCACCTTCTACGCGATCAGCCAACGCGATGAAGCCGAGGCGCTGCGGCGGTGGGCCGACGTGCGTCGCCAAACGAAAACCCCGCCCGAAGTCGTGCGCGGCTTGCAGCAGGCGTTCCAACAACAGTTCGGTCGGTTGCCGCCCTGA
- a CDS encoding FG-GAP repeat domain-containing protein — MNLRLVHFALIPTVGLVLLSGCAPTEPKRTALPAQPAVVKDLARFTRESIGNAFEGKPWISHVNLADLDRNGRNDILACDDKLNAVVWLRQTAPGKFTESTLVAGLPSPVHVEAVDMDADADLDLLVACMGEVFPNNDKIGSVIILENDGRQNFTKRVIAERIARVTDIRAGDFDGDGRIDLAVAQFGYDQGEIRWMRNLGGWQFESKILLNLSGTINVCVADLNGDRTLDIVALVSQQWEEVHLFTNDGKGNFTGKILFGSTNEDYGSSGISLCDLNRDGRPDVLYTNGDGFAYADPGKRPWHGLQWLENVGDGNFRYHRIADLPGAYAPVGVDLEGRGVMDIVCVSGFNDWQNPEAAALVAFRNDGKMNFTMHVLAHAPIQLITCAAGDLDGSGRPSLVTAGFYSYPPFDRMDRITLWRPAARP; from the coding sequence ATGAATCTCCGCCTGGTACATTTTGCCCTTATCCCCACCGTCGGCTTGGTCCTCCTGTCGGGCTGCGCTCCGACCGAACCCAAGCGGACCGCCCTGCCCGCGCAGCCAGCCGTGGTTAAGGACCTCGCCCGTTTCACCCGCGAATCCATCGGCAACGCCTTCGAGGGCAAACCTTGGATCTCCCATGTGAACCTCGCTGATCTCGATCGCAACGGCCGCAACGATATCCTCGCCTGCGACGACAAGCTCAACGCCGTCGTTTGGCTCCGCCAGACCGCCCCCGGCAAGTTCACCGAATCCACGCTCGTGGCCGGCCTGCCCTCGCCTGTGCATGTCGAAGCCGTGGACATGGACGCCGACGCCGATCTCGACCTGCTCGTCGCCTGCATGGGCGAGGTTTTCCCCAACAACGACAAGATCGGCTCGGTCATCATCCTGGAAAATGACGGCCGCCAAAACTTCACCAAGCGGGTCATCGCCGAGCGCATCGCGCGCGTGACCGACATTCGCGCCGGCGACTTCGACGGCGACGGCCGGATCGACCTCGCGGTCGCGCAGTTTGGCTACGACCAGGGTGAGATCCGCTGGATGCGCAACCTCGGCGGCTGGCAGTTCGAAAGCAAAATCCTCCTGAACCTCTCCGGCACGATCAACGTCTGCGTCGCCGACCTGAACGGCGACCGCACCCTCGACATCGTCGCCCTCGTCTCGCAGCAGTGGGAGGAAGTCCACCTGTTCACCAACGACGGCAAGGGCAACTTCACCGGCAAGATTCTCTTCGGCTCCACCAACGAGGACTACGGCAGCAGCGGCATCAGCCTCTGCGACCTGAACCGCGACGGCCGGCCCGACGTCCTCTACACCAACGGCGACGGCTTCGCTTACGCGGACCCGGGCAAGCGCCCGTGGCACGGCCTGCAGTGGCTGGAAAACGTGGGCGACGGCAACTTCCGCTACCACCGCATCGCCGACCTGCCCGGCGCCTACGCCCCCGTCGGCGTGGACCTCGAGGGCCGCGGCGTCATGGACATCGTGTGCGTGAGCGGATTCAACGACTGGCAGAACCCCGAAGCCGCGGCGCTCGTCGCCTTCCGCAACGACGGGAAGATGAATTTTACGATGCACGTGCTCGCGCACGCCCCCATCCAGCTCATCACCTGCGCGGCCGGCGATCTCGACGGCTCCGGCCGGCCTTCGCTCGTCACGGCGGGATTCTATTCCTATCCGCCTTTCGACCGCATGGACCGCATCACCCTCTGGCGCCCGGCCGCCAGGCCCTGA
- a CDS encoding FG-GAP-like repeat-containing protein produces the protein MPACNSRTAPMNLPSRRLRTVCLGLSLLVGLNARVAANPTPGLASQPLAPLAGAPAAKLFSPVPAASSGIVTENPYNDPRMWAQRYHEFEVGPIGTGVAIGDYDNDGRPDVFIVSKTGPCKLFRNLGDWRFEDVTAKAGFARAAGWGATPLEEWKQGAAFADVNNDGRLDLYVCRFDAPNWLFINQGDGTFREEAAARGLAVADASGQAAFCDYDRDGGLDLFLQTNLLSSEKFPDGQRDYLFRNNGDGSFTNVTDRAGISGLTQGHSATWWDYDADGWPDLYVANDFAPRDQLWRNNRDGTFTDVIDRAVPHMPFSAMGSDLGDVNNDGLIDFYVADMAASTHEKDMRTMADHRGKSRDYPEDGSATQVLHNALYLSTGTGVVTEAAFLAGLSASDWTWSVRLEDLDNDGRLDLHCTTGMHRESHNADLILRVMTADSAIERIRLMKGSPVLKEPNLAFRNLGDLRFESAGAAWGLDEVGVSFGSAFGDLDGDGDLDLVYTNFEQGATVLRNDSRSGRRLVVELRGTRSNRFGVGATVRLETDAGPQVRQLVLTRGYLSTSEPILHFGLGEQQSVRRLTVNWPSGHEQVFTDLAADQRLIITEPAATPPAFTGPAKPATQFTEVSAAASLVHTVREIPIDELIRQPLLPMRQNRRGPALAVGDLTGDGTDDIFLGGTPRDAARLLVATESGPYANRDAGGLRRESNLSDGPALLFDADGDGTNDLLLTSSGVGLPGNAPDYQPRLFLNRSHQGLQPAAPDALPALPISAGALAAVDFDRDGRLDVFLGGRTQPGQYPLPPTSALLRNSGGRFEDVTEEFASGLRKIGLVTSALWTDIDNDGWPDLLLALEWGTIRYWRNREGRGFEDLSETAGFAAAGSGWWNSLAAADFNGDGRLDYAAGNLGLNTPYHASPEAPALLYRGDFKGTGGSQHIEAYYEDGRLLPRRNRRQLGAQLPAVLKKFPTFDAFAKATLPEIVGADKLAAARVFTATEFRSGVFLSQPDGRYRFTPLPRAAQLSPIQGLAAGDFDGDGRADLFAVQNSYAPIPFYGRFDSGVGVLLSGDGHGGLALRSPAETGLIVRGDAKALAMLDLDRNGWPDFLVSRNSDTTLAFRNGGTGERTSFGVRLQGPAGNPTAIGARLTVEYADGTTQSAEVQAGSGYFTQSSATCFFGSPAGNPARQLSVRWPGGARSSAPVPARANHVTLSSP, from the coding sequence GTGCCCGCCTGCAATAGCCGCACCGCCCCGATGAACCTGCCGTCCCGTCGCCTGCGCACAGTTTGCCTTGGCCTCTCACTGCTGGTCGGGCTCAACGCCCGCGTCGCCGCCAATCCGACGCCTGGTCTGGCCAGCCAACCGCTCGCGCCCTTGGCCGGAGCGCCGGCCGCGAAACTTTTCAGTCCCGTCCCCGCCGCCAGCAGCGGAATCGTCACCGAGAATCCCTACAACGATCCGCGCATGTGGGCGCAGCGCTACCACGAATTCGAGGTCGGCCCCATCGGCACGGGCGTGGCCATTGGCGATTACGACAACGACGGCCGGCCCGACGTCTTCATCGTGAGCAAAACCGGCCCGTGCAAATTGTTCCGCAACCTCGGCGACTGGCGCTTCGAGGATGTCACCGCCAAGGCCGGCTTCGCCCGCGCCGCCGGCTGGGGCGCCACGCCCCTGGAGGAGTGGAAACAGGGCGCCGCGTTTGCCGACGTGAACAACGACGGCCGGCTCGATCTCTACGTCTGTCGCTTCGACGCGCCCAACTGGCTCTTCATCAACCAGGGAGACGGCACCTTTCGCGAGGAAGCCGCCGCCCGCGGCCTCGCCGTGGCCGATGCCAGCGGCCAGGCCGCCTTCTGCGACTACGACCGCGACGGCGGGCTCGACCTGTTTCTCCAGACCAACCTGCTCAGTTCGGAGAAATTCCCCGACGGCCAGCGCGACTACCTCTTCCGCAACAACGGGGACGGCAGCTTCACCAATGTCACCGACCGCGCGGGCATCAGCGGCCTCACCCAGGGACACTCGGCGACCTGGTGGGATTACGACGCCGACGGCTGGCCCGACCTCTATGTGGCCAACGACTTCGCCCCCCGCGACCAGCTCTGGCGCAACAACCGCGACGGCACCTTCACCGACGTGATTGACCGCGCGGTGCCGCACATGCCGTTCTCCGCGATGGGCTCCGACCTCGGTGATGTGAACAACGACGGCCTCATCGACTTCTACGTCGCCGACATGGCGGCCTCCACGCACGAGAAGGACATGCGCACGATGGCCGACCACCGGGGCAAATCGCGGGACTATCCCGAGGACGGCTCGGCCACGCAGGTGCTGCACAACGCCCTCTACCTGAGCACCGGCACAGGCGTGGTGACCGAGGCCGCGTTCCTGGCCGGCCTGAGCGCCTCGGACTGGACCTGGTCCGTGCGCCTCGAGGATCTCGACAACGACGGCCGGCTCGACCTGCACTGCACCACCGGCATGCACCGCGAGTCGCACAACGCCGACCTCATCCTGCGCGTGATGACCGCCGACAGCGCGATCGAGCGCATCCGCCTGATGAAGGGCAGTCCGGTGCTCAAGGAACCCAACCTCGCCTTCCGCAATCTCGGTGATCTCCGTTTCGAGAGCGCCGGAGCCGCCTGGGGCCTCGACGAAGTCGGCGTGAGCTTTGGCTCCGCTTTCGGCGATCTGGATGGCGACGGCGACCTCGATCTCGTTTATACCAACTTCGAGCAGGGTGCGACCGTGCTGCGCAATGATTCGCGTTCCGGGCGGCGCCTCGTGGTTGAACTCCGCGGCACCCGCTCCAATCGCTTCGGGGTCGGCGCCACCGTGCGCCTGGAGACCGACGCCGGCCCACAGGTCCGCCAGCTCGTCCTGACGCGCGGCTACCTTTCCACTTCCGAGCCGATCCTGCACTTCGGCCTCGGCGAACAACAATCCGTTCGCCGCCTCACCGTCAACTGGCCGAGCGGACACGAGCAGGTGTTCACAGACCTCGCCGCCGACCAACGCCTGATCATCACCGAGCCCGCCGCGACCCCGCCCGCCTTCACCGGGCCGGCCAAACCCGCCACCCAGTTCACCGAGGTGTCCGCCGCAGCCAGCCTGGTCCACACCGTTCGTGAAATCCCGATCGACGAACTCATCCGCCAGCCGTTGCTGCCGATGCGCCAAAACCGCCGCGGCCCGGCACTCGCGGTGGGCGACCTGACAGGCGATGGGACTGACGACATCTTCCTCGGTGGCACACCGCGGGACGCCGCGCGCCTGCTCGTCGCAACGGAATCTGGTCCGTACGCCAACAGGGACGCCGGCGGTCTCCGCCGGGAGAGCAACCTGAGTGACGGTCCCGCCCTGTTGTTCGACGCTGACGGCGACGGCACCAACGATCTCCTTCTGACCAGCAGCGGCGTGGGCCTCCCGGGTAACGCCCCCGATTACCAGCCACGCCTCTTCCTCAACCGCTCCCACCAAGGCCTGCAACCCGCTGCGCCCGACGCCCTGCCCGCTTTGCCCATCAGCGCCGGCGCGCTCGCCGCCGTTGATTTCGACCGAGACGGACGGCTCGACGTGTTTCTCGGCGGTCGCACCCAACCTGGCCAGTATCCGCTGCCCCCAACAAGCGCCCTGCTCCGCAATAGCGGCGGCCGCTTCGAGGACGTGACCGAAGAATTTGCTTCCGGTCTGCGCAAAATCGGCCTCGTCACCTCCGCGCTCTGGACTGACATCGACAACGACGGCTGGCCCGATCTGCTGCTCGCGCTGGAATGGGGCACGATCCGCTACTGGCGCAACCGCGAGGGCCGCGGCTTCGAGGATCTGAGCGAGACCGCCGGCTTTGCCGCCGCCGGCAGCGGCTGGTGGAATTCGCTCGCGGCGGCCGATTTCAACGGCGACGGCCGGCTCGATTACGCCGCCGGCAATCTCGGCCTCAACACGCCCTACCACGCCTCGCCCGAGGCCCCGGCCCTGCTCTACCGCGGCGATTTCAAGGGCACCGGCGGCAGCCAACACATTGAAGCCTACTATGAGGACGGCCGTCTCCTGCCCCGCCGCAACCGCCGTCAGCTCGGCGCCCAATTGCCGGCCGTGCTGAAGAAGTTCCCGACCTTCGACGCCTTCGCCAAGGCCACCCTGCCCGAGATCGTCGGCGCCGACAAGCTAGCCGCCGCCCGCGTGTTCACGGCCACAGAGTTCCGCAGCGGCGTCTTTCTCAGCCAGCCCGACGGTCGCTACCGTTTCACGCCGCTGCCACGCGCCGCCCAGCTGTCGCCGATCCAAGGACTCGCTGCCGGCGATTTCGACGGCGACGGCCGCGCCGATCTTTTTGCGGTGCAGAACTCCTACGCGCCAATCCCGTTCTACGGTCGATTTGACAGCGGAGTGGGCGTGCTCCTCTCCGGCGACGGCCACGGCGGACTCGCTTTGCGCAGCCCCGCTGAAACCGGCCTGATCGTGCGCGGCGACGCCAAGGCGCTCGCCATGCTGGACCTCGACCGGAACGGCTGGCCCGACTTCCTGGTCAGCCGCAACAGCGACACCACCCTTGCCTTCCGCAACGGCGGAACCGGAGAACGCACCAGCTTCGGCGTCCGCCTGCAGGGTCCGGCCGGGAATCCCACGGCCATCGGCGCCCGCCTCACCGTCGAATACGCCGACGGCACCACCCAGTCCGCCGAGGTCCAGGCGGGCTCGGGCTATTTCACGCAATCCAGCGCCACCTGCTTCTTCGGTTCACCGGCCGGCAACCCCGCGCGTCAGCTCAGCGTGCGCTGGCCGGGCGGAGCACGATCCTCGGCCCCAGTTCCGGCCAGAGCCAACCATGTGACGCTGTCCTCGCCTTGA